The following proteins are co-located in the Tolypothrix sp. NIES-4075 genome:
- a CDS encoding two-partner secretion domain-containing protein — translation MFGLGITRLRRVLLGIAIATVSQTLAVSVNYANAQITPDGTLPNNSSVKLEGNTFNITGGTQAGSNLFHSFGQFSVPTGGTAFFNNAVDIQNIIGRVTGGSISNIDGLIRANGAANLFFLNPSGIVFGPNASLNVGGSFLASTASSLKFADGFEFSATAPQSTPLLTISVPIGLQFGANPGSIQNQSVATNSSGESVGLQVEPGKTLALVGGDVRLDGGLLQAANGRVELAGVASSGTVNLQVNNNNLSLNFPVDIPRADVSLLNAAKVDVTGNGAGTVGITARSIDISGGSKISAGLNKEAGISYVPGNITLNATGVVTIDQLSRITNMNAEGTTANAGNISIQAGDIFVDSRASVPDEKERPTTLDTQSSGQGRGGNVSLSATGKITLIGQDANVLDRVIYTYNEQGLGGGDISLSAGDSISLENAYLQAGGGKANGGSISLFGNNSISIADNSSLISGTVGGNAGDITIKSAGNVSIQNSLLVSGVRGDLTGQAKAGDINISGQSVFVTDGSEFIPSLLSGSGKSGNININAKDTVEISGKDPILSPPRQDRSTTYLYTTLTTQSNKDAYGAAGNININTDKLRVLDGATIAADTKSDFRGGDIMVNAKVVELFDGGQILTTARSRGNAGNIFLKVGDNIVLSGTNPNYADDPPRFNRTVEAVSASSGLFANTEAGSSGNGGEINLTGGSLFLNNNSQITAQSGGTGNAGKINIDASTIEAVSGGKLLTTTSGSGNAGNINVNLSDRFSLSDTGTGLFANTEAGSSGNGGTIEINSTNLSINNGAGIGINSLGQGSAGRFLNINARDEISLANSSITSGLGNQAIGQGGEINLTARSLSLSDGAKVIASTSGQGNAGRINAQVKDRVTLTNNSQIQSTVESTATGNGTQISISGRSLFLNNNSQITAQSGGTGNAGNINIDASTIEAVSGGKLLTTTSGSGNAGNISVNVGDRFSLSDTGTGLFANTEVGSSGNGGSIFIDPRTVLIENGAGVTVGSRGTGIGGNIQIQADSLKLDNRAFLSAETASTQGGNIEIQSEGLLLLRRNSLISTNAGNERQGGNGGNITINSPNGFIVAVPNENSDISANAFTGSGGRVNITASGIYGIESRPRPTELSDITASSERGVQGTIDINTPIVDPNRGLLQLSAGVVNTPRLVSSSCAAFDKKGSEFIVTGRGGLPLSPDDFLSSDVIWTDTRLTATTAQNPDRTPAAKLSIPKAVQIVPATGWVFNGKGEVTLISSAPDATASVSPPTCAKQ, via the coding sequence ATGTTCGGCTTGGGAATTACTCGTTTGCGTCGTGTGTTGTTGGGTATTGCGATCGCCACCGTATCGCAGACACTCGCTGTTTCTGTAAATTACGCTAATGCCCAAATTACCCCCGATGGCACCCTACCGAATAATTCCAGCGTAAAACTAGAGGGGAACACTTTTAACATCACTGGCGGAACCCAAGCTGGAAGCAACTTGTTTCACAGCTTTGGGCAGTTTTCTGTACCTACTGGTGGGACTGCTTTCTTTAATAATGCTGTTGATATTCAGAACATTATTGGTAGGGTAACAGGTGGGTCAATCTCTAACATTGATGGTTTGATTCGCGCTAACGGTGCGGCTAATTTGTTTTTCCTCAATCCGTCGGGGATTGTTTTTGGACCAAATGCCAGTTTGAATGTTGGTGGCTCTTTTCTGGCAAGTACAGCTAGTAGTCTGAAGTTTGCTGATGGTTTTGAGTTTAGTGCAACTGCTCCACAAAGCACACCCTTGCTAACCATCAGCGTTCCCATCGGTTTGCAATTTGGAGCGAATCCGGGAAGCATCCAAAATCAATCTGTTGCAACTAATAGTAGCGGTGAAAGTGTTGGTCTTCAAGTCGAGCCGGGAAAAACCTTAGCCTTGGTCGGTGGTGACGTGAGATTAGATGGTGGCTTGTTGCAAGCTGCAAATGGTCGAGTCGAGTTGGCAGGAGTAGCTAGTTCAGGAACGGTAAATCTTCAGGTTAATAATAACAATCTTTCCCTAAATTTTCCTGTGGATATACCAAGAGCGGATGTATCCCTATTAAACGCTGCTAAAGTTGATGTTACTGGTAATGGTGCGGGTACTGTAGGAATTACTGCCCGTTCCATTGATATTTCCGGAGGTAGCAAGATTTCTGCTGGATTAAACAAAGAAGCAGGAATTAGCTATGTCCCAGGAAATATTACGCTCAATGCTACAGGGGTAGTAACAATCGATCAATTGAGCAGAATAACCAATATGAATGCTGAGGGTACTACGGCTAATGCGGGTAACATCAGTATTCAAGCAGGTGATATTTTCGTCGATAGTCGCGCTAGTGTTCCCGATGAAAAAGAAAGACCTACAACACTAGATACACAAAGCAGCGGACAGGGACGTGGTGGAAATGTATCACTCTCTGCTACTGGCAAAATCACTTTAATCGGACAAGATGCGAACGTTCTGGATCGGGTAATATATACCTACAACGAGCAAGGACTCGGAGGTGGAGATATATCACTTTCGGCTGGTGACTCTATTTCATTAGAGAATGCTTATCTGCAAGCTGGTGGTGGAAAAGCAAATGGAGGAAGCATATCACTATTTGGTAACAACTCTATATCCATAGCTGATAATAGCTCACTCATAAGCGGAACTGTTGGAGGAAATGCGGGAGATATTACAATTAAATCTGCGGGGAATGTATCTATTCAAAATAGCTTGCTTGTGAGTGGTGTCCGTGGCGACTTAACGGGTCAAGCGAAAGCTGGTGATATTAATATAAGCGGGCAATCTGTTTTTGTGACTGACGGTTCTGAATTTATACCTAGCTTGCTTTCCGGTAGTGGAAAGTCCGGCAATATTAACATTAATGCTAAAGATACAGTGGAAATCTCCGGGAAAGATCCAATACTCTCACCTCCAAGACAAGATCGCTCGACAACCTATCTTTATACTACCTTAACAACCCAGAGTAATAAAGATGCTTATGGCGCGGCAGGCAACATCAATATTAATACTGATAAATTACGTGTATTAGATGGTGCAACTATAGCAGCCGACACTAAAAGCGACTTCCGGGGCGGTGATATCATGGTTAATGCCAAAGTCGTTGAGCTTTTTGATGGCGGACAAATTCTCACGACTGCTCGAAGTAGGGGTAATGCGGGTAACATCTTCCTTAAGGTCGGTGACAATATCGTCTTATCAGGCACTAACCCAAATTATGCCGACGATCCACCTAGATTTAACAGAACAGTGGAAGCAGTTAGCGCTAGTAGTGGTTTATTTGCAAATACTGAAGCTGGAAGTTCAGGCAATGGTGGTGAAATCAATCTGACTGGTGGATCGCTCTTTCTCAACAATAACAGTCAAATTACTGCTCAAAGTGGGGGAACAGGTAATGCAGGCAAGATTAATATTGATGCTTCAACAATTGAAGCAGTTAGTGGGGGCAAATTACTAACCACCACATCTGGTAGTGGAAATGCCGGAAATATTAATGTTAATTTAAGCGATCGCTTTTCCCTTTCTGATACAGGTACTGGTTTATTTGCAAATACTGAAGCTGGAAGTTCCGGCAATGGTGGCACTATAGAAATTAACTCAACAAACTTAAGCATTAATAATGGCGCAGGTATTGGAATTAACAGCTTAGGTCAAGGTAGTGCCGGAAGATTTTTAAACATAAATGCTCGTGATGAAATCAGCCTTGCCAATAGCTCTATTACCAGTGGCTTGGGTAATCAGGCAATCGGTCAGGGAGGTGAAATCAATCTGACTGCTAGATCGCTGTCTTTAAGTGATGGTGCCAAAGTAATAGCCAGTACCTCTGGTCAGGGAAATGCAGGTAGAATTAACGCACAAGTAAAAGATCGGGTAACGCTTACTAATAATAGCCAGATTCAAAGTACTGTGGAATCAACGGCTACAGGTAATGGAACCCAAATCAGTATTTCTGGGCGATCGCTCTTTCTCAACAATAACAGTCAAATTACTGCTCAAAGTGGGGGAACAGGTAATGCAGGCAACATTAATATTGATGCTTCAACAATTGAAGCAGTTAGTGGGGGCAAATTACTAACCACCACATCTGGTAGTGGAAATGCCGGAAATATTAGTGTTAATGTAGGCGATCGCTTTTCCCTTTCTGATACAGGTACTGGTTTATTTGCAAATACTGAAGTTGGAAGTTCCGGCAATGGTGGCAGCATTTTCATCGACCCCAGAACTGTGCTAATTGAAAATGGCGCCGGAGTGACTGTAGGCAGTCGAGGTACTGGAATTGGTGGTAACATTCAGATTCAAGCAGACAGTCTGAAGTTAGATAACAGAGCCTTTCTATCAGCAGAAACCGCTAGCACCCAAGGTGGTAATATTGAAATTCAAAGTGAGGGCTTGCTACTTTTACGCCGCAACAGTCTAATTTCTACTAACGCAGGCAATGAACGGCAGGGTGGAAATGGCGGTAACATCACCATCAATTCTCCCAATGGCTTCATCGTTGCCGTACCTAATGAAAATAGCGACATCAGCGCCAATGCTTTCACCGGCTCTGGAGGTAGAGTTAATATTACAGCAAGTGGGATTTATGGCATTGAGTCTCGTCCACGCCCAACTGAGCTAAGTGACATTACTGCTAGTTCTGAACGTGGGGTACAAGGCACTATAGATATCAACACGCCCATTGTTGACCCGAATCGAGGATTATTGCAATTGTCCGCAGGTGTAGTAAATACTCCAAGACTGGTTTCGTCTAGCTGTGCTGCTTTTGACAAAAAGGGTAGCGAATTTATTGTCACCGGACGCGGTGGTTTACCTCTTAGCCCTGACGATTTTCTTAGCAGTGACGTTATTTGGACTGATACTCGTCTAACCGCGACTACTGCACAAAATCCAGATCGGACACCTGCGGCTAAACTAAGCATACCAAAAGCTGTGCAAATTGTTCCTGCTACTGGTTGGGTATTTAACGGTAAAGGGGAAGTAACGCTTATTTCTTCAGCACCTGACGCTACAGCTAGTGTGTCTCCTCCTACTTGCGCTAAACAGTAA
- a CDS encoding MBL fold metallo-hydrolase — protein MSEDLSVSSRIDAAEGTNELECFPYGVHHKDEGVCLLVRMGPHRILLDCGLKDISSLVKGLKKSAKRGNSPLPADLVLVSHAHPDHASGLLALHEAFPLLPIYASEVTTKLLPLNWQEQENKEIPQFCQALPLRSPVEFKEGLVAELYPAGHLPGAVAILLTYTTQQRSYKLLYTGDFFLSNSRLVEGLRLEELRGLELDVLIIEGSYGTSRHPHRRNQENQLAERINRAIADRSSVLLPTPALGLGQELLMLLRSHHHFTGRDIDIWVDGTVATGCDAYLELLPHLPPSVQNFARHQPLFWDERVRPRVRRLQPEYRHTVGNTPCIVLTDSTTDLDEYCQLGMNSWVILSPEKTHIQLNKAYLAQTSVETYLLAQHSDGPGTTQLIHNLRPQHVIFVHGSPAYLADLTSLEELQNRYHVHSPPSGTLVELPIGDTFLQPAPPETNYEGELTELGTVITITLPDAVTADPRWQQFGDTGLIEARWQGEELVLRGLSQRELLNQNSDRFIWSDVDCCGTCRHQRGQRCWNPASPLYNFKVTLEGYCPAFERLSES, from the coding sequence ATGAGTGAGGATCTGTCAGTATCCTCTCGCATTGATGCAGCCGAGGGGACGAATGAATTAGAATGTTTTCCCTATGGTGTCCACCATAAGGATGAAGGTGTCTGTTTATTGGTGCGGATGGGACCGCACCGCATTCTGCTTGACTGTGGTTTAAAAGATATTTCCTCGCTGGTAAAGGGGCTGAAAAAGTCGGCAAAGCGAGGCAATTCGCCTTTACCAGCAGATTTAGTTTTGGTAAGTCACGCTCACCCAGATCATGCTAGCGGGTTGCTAGCACTGCATGAGGCTTTTCCTTTATTACCAATTTACGCCAGCGAGGTGACAACCAAGTTACTACCGCTGAATTGGCAGGAGCAAGAAAATAAGGAAATTCCCCAATTTTGTCAAGCCTTGCCGTTGCGATCGCCTGTCGAATTTAAAGAAGGTTTAGTAGCAGAATTATACCCCGCAGGTCATCTACCCGGAGCGGTGGCGATTCTCCTCACCTACACCACCCAGCAACGCTCTTACAAATTACTATATACAGGTGACTTTTTCTTATCGAACTCGCGGCTGGTAGAAGGTTTGCGTTTAGAGGAATTGCGCGGATTAGAATTGGATGTGCTAATTATTGAAGGCAGTTATGGCACATCGCGTCATCCGCACCGGCGCAATCAAGAAAATCAACTAGCAGAACGAATTAATCGGGCGATCGCTGACCGTTCCTCCGTACTACTACCTACACCAGCATTGGGTCTAGGTCAAGAATTATTGATGCTGTTACGCAGCCATCACCATTTCACCGGACGCGACATAGATATTTGGGTTGATGGTACTGTCGCCACCGGATGCGATGCTTACTTAGAATTGTTACCCCACCTGCCCCCATCAGTACAAAACTTCGCCCGTCATCAACCGTTGTTTTGGGATGAAAGAGTGCGTCCCCGCGTGCGTCGTTTGCAACCAGAATATCGTCACACTGTTGGTAACACTCCTTGTATTGTCCTCACCGACTCTACAACTGATTTGGATGAATACTGCCAACTAGGTATGAATTCTTGGGTAATCCTCTCACCAGAAAAAACTCATATACAACTTAATAAAGCATACCTAGCACAAACTAGTGTCGAAACTTATCTTTTGGCACAGCATAGCGATGGTCCTGGGACCACCCAGCTAATTCATAATTTGCGACCCCAGCATGTCATTTTTGTTCACGGTTCCCCAGCTTATTTGGCAGACCTCACAAGTTTAGAAGAATTGCAAAATCGCTACCACGTACATTCGCCCCCCAGTGGAACATTAGTAGAATTGCCAATTGGCGATACATTTTTGCAACCAGCACCCCCAGAGACTAATTATGAGGGTGAATTAACAGAATTGGGAACGGTAATTACAATTACCCTCCCCGATGCCGTTACCGCTGACCCAAGGTGGCAACAATTTGGCGATACTGGCTTAATCGAAGCGCGTTGGCAAGGAGAAGAACTCGTATTGCGCGGTTTGTCGCAACGAGAACTACTCAATCAAAATAGCGATCGCTTTATTTGGTCTGATGTCGATTGCTGCGGTACCTGTAGACATCAAAGGGGGCAGCGGTGTTGGAACCCCGCTTCCCCCCTGTATAACTTCAAGGTTACTCTTGAAGGTTACTGCCCTGCCTTTGAACGGTTAAGTGAGAGTTAG
- a CDS encoding DUF6679 family protein, producing the protein MRDQQRWIERARILDIEGDLVTLRYETEEEDEICSWEEMVRLESIGAVTQKLASVPRGNVEPLMTEDCPEAERIRNRYTDSNPE; encoded by the coding sequence TTGCGGGACCAGCAACGCTGGATTGAACGCGCCCGCATCCTCGACATAGAGGGAGATTTAGTCACTCTACGTTATGAGACAGAAGAAGAGGACGAAATTTGTTCTTGGGAAGAGATGGTTCGCCTTGAAAGTATTGGCGCTGTAACGCAAAAATTAGCTTCAGTGCCCCGTGGTAATGTCGAACCTCTTATGACTGAAGATTGTCCAGAGGCTGAACGCATCCGCAATCGTTACACAGACTCAAATCCAGAGTAA
- a CDS encoding Nif3-like dinuclear metal center hexameric protein, which translates to MKIADLITWFEKWANPAWCESWDNCGWQIEPGVLQKNARVLVCLTPTLAVMEEAIATSANLIFAHHPLIFNPLKSLRSGEAIAEMVRLAFTHNIGIYSAHTNFDQVDDGTADVLAQILQLKQVAPIVPTQAGLGYGRVGVLNPSMSLQDLLATIQTRLAPPKVIFSPTPDLQQIISQVAVLGGSGASYISAVVKTGAQAYLTSDCKFHQFQESRDRNLILIDAGHYATERPACDRLVQKFQALNLDWVHLSQKDEDFRQFFFNQM; encoded by the coding sequence ATGAAAATCGCTGATTTAATTACTTGGTTTGAAAAATGGGCAAATCCTGCTTGGTGTGAAAGCTGGGATAATTGCGGGTGGCAAATTGAACCGGGAGTTTTGCAGAAAAATGCACGGGTGTTGGTTTGTTTAACACCTACTTTAGCGGTGATGGAGGAAGCGATCGCAACGAGCGCTAATCTCATTTTTGCTCACCATCCGCTGATTTTTAATCCGCTGAAGTCTTTACGCAGTGGTGAAGCGATCGCCGAAATGGTACGGTTAGCTTTTACTCACAATATCGGCATTTACAGCGCTCACACCAACTTTGACCAAGTTGATGATGGCACTGCTGATGTTTTAGCTCAAATTTTACAACTTAAACAAGTCGCCCCGATAGTACCCACACAAGCTGGTTTGGGATATGGGCGCGTTGGTGTTTTAAATCCATCTATGAGTTTACAAGATTTACTGGCGACAATTCAAACCCGACTCGCTCCGCCAAAGGTAATTTTTTCTCCAACTCCTGATTTACAACAGATAATTTCACAAGTTGCTGTTTTAGGGGGTTCGGGAGCAAGTTATATCTCAGCTGTCGTCAAAACTGGCGCCCAAGCTTATCTGACTTCTGACTGTAAGTTCCATCAATTTCAAGAAAGCCGCGATCGCAATCTCATTTTAATTGATGCCGGACATTACGCTACCGAACGCCCCGCGTGCGATCGCTTGGTGCAAAAATTCCAAGCTTTAAACCTCGACTGGGTACACTTAAGCCAAAAGGATGAGGATTTCCGTCAGTTTTTCTTTAATCAAATGTAA
- a CDS encoding secondary thiamine-phosphate synthase enzyme YjbQ, whose amino-acid sequence MHYQKLLRIPTTGKCLYNITPKIEAIVAESSVEIGLCTLFLRHTSASLLIQENADPDVLLDLANFMAKIVPESAKYIHDAEGPDDMPAHIRTALTHTSEHIPINRGHLVLGTWQGIYIWEHRQRSHTRELVVHISG is encoded by the coding sequence ATGCATTACCAAAAATTACTAAGAATTCCTACCACTGGCAAATGTTTGTATAATATCACGCCAAAAATTGAGGCTATAGTAGCAGAATCAAGTGTGGAAATCGGGCTTTGTACGCTATTTTTACGTCACACATCAGCTAGTTTACTGATTCAAGAAAATGCCGATCCAGATGTACTTTTGGATCTAGCTAATTTTATGGCAAAAATCGTGCCCGAATCAGCTAAGTACATCCACGATGCTGAAGGTCCCGATGATATGCCGGCACACATCCGCACTGCGCTTACTCATACCTCAGAACACATCCCCATCAATCGAGGTCATTTGGTGCTGGGAACTTGGCAAGGAATTTACATTTGGGAACATCGGCAACGCAGTCATACTAGAGAATTGGTTGTCCATATTTCTGGATGA
- a CDS encoding glycosyl transferase translates to MERPILYIAITNHGFGHATRTASVASTIQKLCPEVLLIMVTTAPRWLLECYIEGDFIHRPRAFDLGVVQADSLTMDKAATLEKLLEIKKNQNSLIASEVNFIRQNRVNLILADIPFLASLIGKAANVPCWMMSNFGWDLIYRDWGGEFIEIADWISECYSKCDRLFRLPFHEPMQAFSNITDVGLTGGSPHYSADELRSTWGITAPIEKTILLTFGGLGLQQIPYENLRQFPDWQFIIFDKSAPDLPNFVKINEKKYRPVDFMPICGRVVSKPGFGTFAEATRLGVPIVSVTRDDFAEGAFLLEGITNYHQHQILTSREFFAGNWDFLNQPPQQPKQSQPVHKDGNEAIAKAVIDYLQQQKN, encoded by the coding sequence ATGGAACGTCCAATTTTATACATTGCTATCACTAATCACGGCTTTGGTCATGCTACCCGCACGGCATCTGTAGCGTCAACAATTCAAAAGTTATGTCCTGAAGTTCTGTTAATTATGGTGACGACTGCACCGCGTTGGTTGCTAGAATGCTATATAGAAGGAGATTTTATTCATCGTCCCCGCGCATTTGATTTGGGTGTTGTGCAAGCAGACAGCTTGACGATGGATAAAGCAGCCACTTTGGAAAAGTTGCTAGAAATTAAGAAAAATCAGAATTCGCTGATTGCCTCTGAAGTCAACTTTATTCGCCAAAATCGCGTTAATCTGATTTTGGCAGATATTCCTTTTCTCGCTTCCTTGATTGGTAAAGCAGCTAATGTTCCTTGTTGGATGATGAGTAACTTTGGCTGGGACTTGATATATCGAGATTGGGGAGGAGAGTTTATAGAAATTGCGGATTGGATTAGTGAATGTTATTCAAAGTGCGATCGCTTGTTTCGTCTTCCCTTCCACGAACCGATGCAAGCTTTCTCAAATATCACAGATGTAGGTTTAACCGGTGGTTCTCCTCATTATTCGGCAGATGAATTACGATCTACTTGGGGAATAACTGCCCCAATAGAAAAAACTATCTTACTCACTTTTGGTGGCTTGGGTTTGCAGCAAATTCCCTACGAAAATCTGCGACAATTTCCAGATTGGCAATTTATCATCTTTGATAAATCTGCCCCGGACTTGCCTAATTTTGTGAAAATAAACGAGAAAAAATACCGACCTGTAGATTTTATGCCGATTTGTGGGCGCGTTGTTTCTAAACCTGGTTTTGGCACTTTTGCTGAAGCCACACGGTTAGGAGTGCCCATTGTTTCAGTAACTCGTGATGACTTTGCCGAAGGTGCTTTTCTGTTAGAAGGTATTACTAATTACCATCAGCATCAAATCCTCACTTCTAGAGAATTTTTTGCAGGTAATTGGGATTTTCTCAATCAACCACCCCAGCAACCAAAGCAATCTCAACCTGTTCATAAAGATGGTAATGAAGCTATAGCTAAAGCCGTTATTGATTACTTACAGCAACAAAAAAACTAA
- a CDS encoding aminotransferase class V-fold PLP-dependent enzyme has product MTSISTAQIELHRYRQQFPALANKTYFNYGGQGPMPQRALDAIALSQAHIQDIGPFSGEMYRWLAPEYKAVREAIAQELNVPPQTISLTEDVTVGCNIAMWGLEWQAGDHMLLTDCEHHGIVAIAQEIGRRLKVEVTTCPVMATLNEGDPVDAIAQHLRPNTRLLVLSHILWNTGQVLPLDKIVEVCKENDVRILVDAAQSVGSMPLNLTELGADFYAFTGHKWLCGPAGVGGLYVRPEVQESLKPTFVGWRSVVIDSQGKPVDWHPDGRRYEVATSDFPLYAGLREAIAIQHEWGTPEERYQEIRRLSEYLWRSLATLPDIKCLRTSPPESGLVSFQLTNNKAQASVQLVKFLESQKILTRTIADPDCVRACVHYFTLESEIDQLIEEIQRFCK; this is encoded by the coding sequence ATGACCAGTATTTCTACAGCACAAATCGAGTTGCATCGCTACCGCCAGCAATTTCCAGCTTTAGCTAATAAGACTTATTTTAACTATGGGGGACAAGGACCAATGCCGCAAAGGGCGCTGGATGCGATCGCTTTATCCCAAGCACATATTCAGGATATAGGTCCTTTCAGTGGTGAGATGTATCGCTGGCTGGCACCAGAATATAAAGCAGTAAGAGAGGCGATCGCACAGGAATTGAATGTCCCACCCCAAACAATCTCTCTCACGGAGGATGTAACTGTTGGTTGCAATATTGCTATGTGGGGTCTGGAGTGGCAAGCCGGCGACCATATGCTGCTCACAGACTGCGAACATCATGGTATTGTGGCGATCGCCCAGGAAATCGGGCGCAGGTTAAAAGTGGAAGTTACCACTTGTCCTGTGATGGCAACTTTAAATGAAGGCGATCCGGTTGATGCGATCGCCCAACACTTACGCCCTAATACTCGCCTGCTGGTGTTGAGTCATATCCTCTGGAATACCGGTCAAGTTTTGCCGCTTGACAAAATTGTGGAAGTGTGCAAAGAGAATGATGTGAGAATTCTCGTAGATGCGGCACAGTCTGTCGGCTCAATGCCTTTGAATTTAACAGAATTGGGAGCTGATTTTTATGCTTTCACGGGTCACAAGTGGTTGTGTGGTCCTGCGGGTGTGGGTGGTTTGTATGTGCGACCAGAAGTACAAGAAAGTCTGAAACCGACTTTTGTAGGTTGGCGTAGCGTTGTGATAGATAGTCAAGGAAAGCCTGTAGATTGGCATCCAGATGGACGACGTTATGAAGTGGCTACTTCAGATTTTCCGCTTTATGCAGGATTAAGGGAAGCGATCGCTATTCAACACGAATGGGGAACACCTGAAGAACGTTATCAAGAAATTCGCCGTTTGAGTGAGTACCTTTGGCGAAGCTTGGCAACGCTACCTGATATAAAATGTTTGCGGACTTCCCCACCAGAAAGCGGTTTAGTCTCATTTCAACTGACAAATAACAAAGCCCAAGCTAGCGTGCAACTAGTAAAGTTTTTAGAGTCACAAAAAATATTAACTCGAACAATTGCCGATCCCGATTGTGTACGCGCCTGCGTTCATTACTTTACACTGGAATCGGAAATCGACCAATTGATTGAAGAAATTCAGAGATTTTGTAAATAG
- a CDS encoding TM0106 family RecB-like putative nuclease: MLINAEHLLQYQRCKRRPFLDIHGDKKQQDPPNDLLQKLHADKIAHQQSILTPLSYHEPDYRYGDWEAGAAATVELMQQGVDCIYKGVLLITYGEHTLLSRPDLLFKQPGQSCFGDWMYVPTTIELGKRPKQEYQVSAAFHAQVLATVQEVEPLAAWLILRTKMTSYEVELSKWTPQMLSILEEFIQTLESPAAPEVFIARQKCNLCHWYSSCYAIAHSQKHLSLLPGVTPLRYTQLQALSITTVESLAKTLPSELENLVGFDSEVALKLVVQAESVVKNRPFILPYAIPTEDITFTAPIEIYFDIEAQPDLNLDYLLGVLVVDRQANTEKFYSFLAEKPEEEELIWQQFLNLVWQYPEAPIYHFCIYEFDTVKRLARLYRTPQRDVAPVLNRFVDVYEELIQSVTLPIESYALKAIAKWLGFEWRDLEASGAKCIYWYDRWLETGDRALLEIIQRYNEDDCRATRNVKDWLANFFQNEYYLRQHQIISN, translated from the coding sequence ATGTTAATTAATGCTGAACATCTGCTGCAATACCAACGGTGTAAGCGGCGACCTTTTTTAGATATTCACGGTGATAAAAAGCAGCAAGATCCTCCTAATGACTTGCTGCAAAAACTGCACGCAGACAAAATCGCTCATCAACAGAGTATTTTGACACCGTTGAGTTATCACGAACCCGATTATCGTTATGGAGACTGGGAAGCTGGGGCGGCAGCGACTGTAGAATTAATGCAGCAAGGCGTAGATTGCATTTATAAAGGAGTGTTGCTAATAACTTATGGTGAACACACTTTGCTTTCGCGTCCCGATTTACTTTTCAAACAGCCAGGACAGTCTTGTTTTGGAGATTGGATGTACGTGCCGACGACTATCGAATTAGGTAAGCGTCCCAAACAAGAATATCAAGTTTCGGCAGCATTTCACGCTCAGGTGTTAGCGACGGTGCAAGAAGTTGAACCATTAGCTGCTTGGTTAATATTGCGTACTAAAATGACGAGTTATGAGGTGGAGCTATCTAAATGGACACCGCAAATGCTCTCAATTCTAGAAGAGTTTATTCAAACTTTAGAATCACCCGCAGCGCCAGAGGTATTTATTGCCCGCCAAAAATGTAATCTTTGTCATTGGTACAGTAGTTGTTATGCGATCGCTCATTCTCAAAAACACCTCTCACTATTACCAGGAGTCACACCTCTTCGCTACACTCAACTCCAAGCACTTTCCATCACAACAGTAGAATCTTTAGCTAAAACTCTTCCAAGCGAATTAGAAAATTTGGTTGGGTTTGACAGCGAAGTAGCGCTGAAGCTGGTAGTGCAAGCTGAATCTGTAGTCAAAAATCGTCCGTTTATCTTACCTTACGCGATACCGACAGAAGATATCACATTTACAGCGCCCATCGAGATTTACTTTGATATTGAAGCGCAGCCAGACTTGAATTTAGATTATCTCTTAGGAGTTTTGGTCGTTGACAGACAAGCTAACACCGAAAAATTTTATTCATTCCTGGCAGAAAAACCAGAAGAAGAAGAATTAATTTGGCAGCAATTTTTGAACTTGGTTTGGCAATATCCAGAAGCGCCGATTTATCATTTCTGCATTTACGAATTTGATACAGTCAAACGACTGGCGAGACTTTACCGCACTCCGCAGCGAGATGTAGCACCTGTACTGAATCGATTTGTGGATGTATATGAAGAATTAATACAAAGTGTTACATTACCGATAGAAAGCTATGCATTAAAAGCGATCGCTAAATGGTTAGGATTTGAATGGCGGGATTTGGAGGCAAGTGGTGCTAAATGTATTTACTGGTACGATCGGTGGTTAGAAACAGGCGATCGGGCTTTGCTAGAAATTATCCAACGCTACAACGAAGACGACTGTCGCGCCACCCGCAATGTTAAAGACTGGCTAGCTAACTTTTTTCAAAATGAATATTATCTTCGTCAACATCAAATTATTTCTAATTAA